A genomic stretch from Podospora pseudoanserina strain CBS 124.78 chromosome 3, whole genome shotgun sequence includes:
- a CDS encoding hypothetical protein (EggNog:ENOG503Q3A3; COG:S) produces MAAQDEEPRIAGADDDMEQQRHEERFPPEEEASMVADSNAHKTEANSLFGSGKYDIAINKYDEALAVLPNYLDYELAVLRSNIAACHLKLEEWKEAVTNATAALDSLDKLEGNGSSKKQDPTPPTAEDEVEGEIVSSGAKAAGPALGDDAQRKRLNDISRIRAKALMRRARARSELGGWSNLEGAIEDYKRLSTLPAYDTLMSATDKKIVSTQLRALPARAKAAQEKETAEMWAKLKDLGNGILKPFGLSTDSFKMVKDEKTGAYSMNFAGGSGGK; encoded by the exons ATGGCTGCCCAAGATGAGGAGCCCCGGATAGCGGGAGCCGATGACGACatggagcagcagcggcatgAAGAAAGGTTCCCCCCTGAAGAGGAAGCT TCCATGGTAGCGGACTCCAACGCGCACAAGACCGAGGCCAACTCTCTCTTTGGGTCGGGCAAGTACGACATTGCCATCAACAAGTACGATGAGGCTCTTGCCGTACTTCCCAACTATCTGGACTATGAGCTGGCCGTCTTACGATCCAACATTGCTGCCTGCCACCTGAAACTCGAAGAATGGAAGGAGGCCGTCACAAACGCAACAGCCGCCCTGGACTCTCTTGACAAGCTCGAGGGCAACGGCTCGTCGAAGAAGCAGGaccccaccccacccacGGCAGAagacgaggtggagggtgagaTTGTCAGCTCTGGTGCCAAAGCAGCCGGTCCGGCACTGGGCGATGACGCCCAGCGCAAGCGTCTGAATGATATCTCGAGAATCCGCGCCAAAGCTCTCATGCGTCGTGCTCGGGCCCGGAGTGAGCTGGGCGGGTGGTCCAACCTGGAAGGCGCAATCGAAGACTACAAGCGGCTGTCGACCTTGCCTGCCTACGACACGCTGATGAGCGCGACGGATAAGAAGATTGTCAGCACGCAACTCCGCGCCCTGCCGGCTCGTGCAAAGGCTgcgcaggagaaggagacggcTGAGATGTGggccaagctcaaggacCTGGGCAATGGCATCTTGAAGCCGTTTGGCCTCAGCACTGACAGCTTCAAGATGGTCAAGGACGAGAAGACGGGCGCATACAGCATGAACTTTGCTGGGGGGTCGGGCGGCAAGTGA
- the TMA20 gene encoding translation machinery-associated protein 20 (COG:J; EggNog:ENOG503P146): MPFKKDLTASPKQKLKSSIQRSLRTSLLQTYPLLNPFIEEIMPKKSSLEQMKLPDRVSLYVCDGNPLFFQHDSDVLLPHLKLVHRFPQCFPTVRIDRGAIRFVLSGATLMAPGLTSAGGRLPEPDAREGRETLGEGAPNEGLMGRGGGVGSWRRGSRLWLWLRERRRRRRWGCWLWGRGRSRRRGRGR; this comes from the exons ATGCCTTTCAAGAAAGA CCTCACCGCttccccaaaacaaaaactcaAATCCTCCATCCAGCGCTCCCTCCGGACCTCGCTCCTGCAGAcctaccccctcctcaaccccttcatcGAAGAGATCATGCCCAAAAAGTCCTCCCTCGAGCAGATGAAGCTCCCCGACCGGGTATCCCTCTACGTCTGCGACGGAAACCCCCTGTTCTTCCAGCACGACAGCGACgtcctccttccccaccTCAAGCTCGTGCATCGGTTCCCGCAGTGCTTCCCCACCGTGAGGATAGACCGCGGTGCTATCCGGTTTGTCTTGTCGGGCGCGACGCTCATGGCGCCGGGGTTGACTTCTGCGGGCGGGAGGTTGCCGGAGCCGGatgcgagggaggggagggagacgcttggggagggggcgccGAATGAggggctgatggggaggggaggtggagtagggagttggagaagggggagcCGGTTGTGGTTATGGctgagggaaaggaggaggcggcggcggtgggggtgctggttatggggacgagggagatcaaggagaaggggaaggggccggtga
- a CDS encoding hypothetical protein (EggNog:ENOG503P4XI), producing MATRGVSALKFVGTVSLGLLTGLSYTLTTLTIPSLLNLPSATTALRAFDSLTTTSTKQLRSLSGLSGTAFLLAYYLSPKPLRHPYLLYTSALILGSQLVVTDLVAPYISLGPSSPATTAGSKKSFPQQKKKKPSTSARARMEASYEVLGEEQEEESEEDEVLEVGEEANGEEVRAKVEGWLKKQVVQVSVLGLGFFMSVVGIWGDGVVNVYGRV from the exons ATGGCAACGAGGGGCGTCTCGGCGCTCAAGTTTGTGGGGACGGTgtcgttggggttgttgacg GGCCTCTCCTACACCCTaacaaccctcaccatcccctccctcctcaacctcccctccgccaccacagcCCTCCGCGCCTTTgactccctcaccacaacctcgaccAAACAACTCCGATCCCTCTCCGGCCTCTCTGGaaccgccttcctcctcgcatACTATctctcccccaaacccctccgccacccctACCTCCTCTACACCTCggccctcatcctcggctccCAGCTCGTCGTGACGGATTTGGTCGCTCCTTACATCTCTCTCGGACCTTCTTCCCCCGCCACCACTGCCGGCAGCAAGAAGTCCTTCCcccagcaaaagaagaagaagccctctACCTCTGCCCGCGCGAGAATGGAAGCCAGCTACGAGGTCCTTGGTgaagagcaagaggaagagagcgaggaggatgaggtgttggaggttggagaggaggcgaacggggaggaggtgagggctaaggtggaggggtggctCAAGAAGCAGGTTGTCCAGGTGTCTGTCTTGGGACTGGGGTTCTTCATGTCGGTTgtggggatttggggggatggggtggtgaatGTTTATGGGAGGGTTTAA
- a CDS encoding hypothetical protein (COG:S; EggNog:ENOG503P7GG), producing MPLVVPGVTADNMPEDKTQEWMNKLVGKTLSENEPSSETCFCKKDLPESTRVIEPGSMVTKDFNPNRLNVHVQEDGTVSHVSHG from the exons atgcCTCTCGTCGTCCCAGGAGTAACAGCCGACAACATGCCCGAGGACAAGACCCAGGAGTGGATGAACAAGCTTGTCGGCAAGACGCTATCAGAGAACGAGCCAAGCTCAGAGACT TGCTTCTGCAAGAAGGACCTCCCTGAATCCACCAGAGTCATCGAGCCAGGCTCGATGGTTACCAAGgacttcaaccccaacaggCTGAATGTACATGTCCAGGAAGACGGGACTGTTTCGCACGTTTCTCACGGTTAA